The following proteins are encoded in a genomic region of Phragmites australis chromosome 9, lpPhrAust1.1, whole genome shotgun sequence:
- the LOC133929481 gene encoding protein RADIALIS-like 3 codes for MASLSMTNSARAQWTPKQNKLFEQALAVYDKDTPDRWHNIARAVGGKSAEEVRRYYELLVEDIKHIESGKVPFPAYRCPSAGAGARTAAGSLGYESDRLKHLKI; via the exons ATGGCGTCGCTGTCGATGACGAACTCGGCGCGGGCGCAGTGGACGCCGAAGCAGAACAAGCTGTTCGAGCAGGCGCTGGCGGTGTACGACAAGGACACGCCGGACCGGTGGCACAACATCGCCCGCGCCGTCGGCGGCAAGTCGGCCGAGGAGGTCAGGCGCTACTACGAGCTCCTGGTGGAGGACATCAAGCACATCGAGTCCGGCAAGGTGCCCTTCCCCGCCTACCGCTGCcccagcgccggcgccggcgcccggaCCGCTGCTGGCTCCCTCGGTTACGAGTCCGACAG GCTGAAGCATTTGAAGATCTAG